Proteins from a genomic interval of Shewanella seohaensis:
- a CDS encoding YqgE/AlgH family protein produces MESLQNHFLIAMPSLDDTFFERTVIYLCEHDEKGAMGLVINKPLGIEVNSLLEQMDLPAEQVSTDLALGAQVLMGGPVSQDRGFVLHTSQPYWANSTELSSGLMLTTSRDVLTAIGSERSPEKFIVALGYAGWSKNQLEQELADNSWLTIPADQALLFDVKHEDRWQQASRALGFDAWQLSSQAGHA; encoded by the coding sequence ATGGAGAGTTTGCAGAACCATTTTTTAATCGCCATGCCGTCGCTCGATGACACTTTTTTTGAGCGCACCGTCATCTATCTATGTGAGCACGATGAAAAAGGCGCCATGGGGCTAGTGATTAATAAACCACTGGGCATTGAAGTGAACTCATTGCTCGAGCAGATGGATTTACCCGCTGAACAAGTGTCTACCGATCTGGCACTGGGCGCGCAGGTTTTAATGGGTGGCCCCGTTTCCCAGGATAGAGGCTTTGTCCTGCATACATCCCAGCCCTATTGGGCCAACAGTACAGAATTAAGCTCTGGCCTCATGCTCACCACCTCAAGGGATGTATTAACGGCGATTGGCAGCGAGCGCTCGCCAGAAAAATTTATCGTTGCATTAGGTTATGCGGGTTGGAGCAAAAACCAGCTGGAGCAAGAACTTGCCGATAACTCATGGCTGACTATCCCTGCCGACCAAGCCCTGCTCTTCGATGTCAAACACGAGGATCGATGGCAACAAGCGAGCCGCGCGCTCGGCTTTGATGCTTGGCAATTGTCATCACAGGCGGGCCACGCCTAG